AGTGATAGCGCAAAACTTTCCCTTTGACTCTTTTCGGGCAAAATCAAAAACTTGGCCTACGGAAACAATCTCATAATTTTTAGACAAAAAACTTATCTGCTTTTCAAACTCCTTGACTGGACAGGGATGTATGCCGCCCCAAGCCGCACGAGGATCTTCAACATAATGATAATTGATTATAATATAGTTGTCTTGGGAAGAAATCATATAAAATATCGGCGCCGACCGATTTCATTTTTTCCTTAAGATGTAATAAACCCAATTGCCAAACCATTTATTCTCTGGTAGAAACTTCAATCTTTTCAGCACCGGCAAACTAATTTTGGAATGGATATAACCTTCTTCAATCAACTCAAAATATTTTAGAAAAGTTTTTTCGAATATGCCGTGCGGAAAAACACTTATATGATTGTTTGTTTCATTCCATCTAGGAAACAAACCCTTTTTTAAAAAAATAAGACGGGATACAATGTGAAATATATTTGGCACAGAAAAAATAAACAAACCTTCTGGCTTTAAAATCCTGTGGATTTCTCTAATGGCATGATGCGGATTTTCTAAATGCTCAAAAACTTCCCAAGCACTTACAACATCAAAAAAACAATTATCCCACTTAAGATTCTCAAGACTTATATCCAAGTCATTAAACTCCTTTATTAATGGTTTAAAATCCGTGGCTATATAATTATCGATATCACAGGCATAAATATTTTTATAGCCACGGTCATGCACTGCCTTGAGAAAAGCTCCGGAACCTGTTCCTATATCCAACACTTTAGCCTCTTTGTTCAAAACAGTTCTTTCAAAAATACCGATATTTCTGCCTTTCAGAGCTAACAACCTTCTGTCGGGATGAATTTCAAATCTTTTTTGGATCGTTTCTTTGTCATTTTTTATTTCACTGGGATTAAAATATTTCATATATATTACAATTTATTTTAGACTAACTTTTTAAGTATAACATCGGCTAACCTTTTACCAGATTGGCCGTCCAATTTCCAGCATCTCTCTTCAATAATCTTTTTTCTCCCCGCTAAGTCTAAATTAGGGTTGGCCAAATAACGCTCCAAATATACGATCAGGCCTGCCGGTGTCTTGGCCAACTTAACCCCTTGAGTGCTTAAAATGGAACGTTGGTGATCGTAGTCGTAAAATCGACGCAAGCTTTTCCAATATGGTCTCTTCGCCTCGCCATCAAAACCTACAAAAATCACCGGTTTATTAAATACCGTAGCATCTATAGCTAAGGTTGAAGCAAAAGCCACCACTACATCGCTATGATACAGCAAATCAGCCAAATAGGCATCCTTGCCGGTAAGATCAGCTGACATAAAATCATCCCCTTTGCCAGGATTATTTATAACCAATCTTCCCGGAATTTCTTTGATGCCATCTAAATTCACACTGCCAACTATATATAATCTAAGAATGATTTGAATATCTATTGTTTCCAATGCATCAACCACTTTCTTGGTTATAGAATCTCCTTG
Above is a genomic segment from bacterium containing:
- a CDS encoding class I SAM-dependent methyltransferase, yielding MKYFNPSEIKNDKETIQKRFEIHPDRRLLALKGRNIGIFERTVLNKEAKVLDIGTGSGAFLKAVHDRGYKNIYACDIDNYIATDFKPLIKEFNDLDISLENLKWDNCFFDVVSAWEVFEHLENPHHAIREIHRILKPEGLFIFSVPNIFHIVSRLIFLKKGLFPRWNETNNHISVFPHGIFEKTFLKYFELIEEGYIHSKISLPVLKRLKFLPENKWFGNWVYYILRKK